The window TTGTAGAACAACTAATGATAGGACTAGGATTTACTGAAATTAAAAGTTTAATGTTAACAAGTGAAGATCAACACTACAAAAAACTTAACCATGAAATTGATGAAGAACACATAAGAGTATCACAGCCAATAACACAAGATCGTACAATGATCAGACAAACTCTTATAAATAGTCTACTTGAATTTTTAGAAGATAATAAACATGAAGAACTACCACAGAAAATCTTTGAAATAGGAGATGTAGCATATCTTGATGAAAGCAAAGAAACAAAGATGGTTACAGTTAAAAAACTAGCAGCAGCACAAATATCAACAGAAGCAAACTTCACAACAATCAAATCAATAGTAGAATCATTCGTATCAAACATGGGCTTTACTATGACACTTGAAGATTCAGATAATCCAACATTTATAATGGGAAGATGTGCAAAATTCACAGCAACACCAATGTTTAACAATACACCATTCACATTTAAAGGATACTTTGGTGAAATAAGTCCTGATGTACTAACAAACTTTGAACTTGAATATCCAACAATAGCATTTGAAGTAGAATTTAGTGAAAATAAAGAAGAATAATTCTTTTATAAATAATTCATCTTCTATCATCTCTTTTTTTTTATTTACAATTTTCTCTTTTTTTGAATTTTATAAAATAAAAATCTATTTAAATATTCTATTTTTTTTGTGAAATTTCTTTATTTATTAAGATAATATGAATTGTTCGTAGTAAAATTAATAAAGTAATTTTATTATAAAAATTCAATTTAACTTATATATATTTAAAACTATATAATTATAAATCATGAAATATCGGGAACTCGGAAAAACTGGGATTAAAGCATCAATTCTAGGATTTGGAGCTATGCGTCTTCCATTACTTGATGAAAATCCAGAACATGTTGATATAAAACAAACAACACAAATGCTAGAATATAGTATTGAACATGGAATTAACATGTTTGACACGGCATTAGTATATCATACAACAGATCGCAAAAAGCCGGGAGTAAGTGAGACCATTCTTGGTGACATTTTAAGTAGTGGGTTCTCAGATAAACTTCATATATCGACAAAGATGCCCTCATGGGAAATGAAATCATGGGAATATGTTGATAGAACATTAGATTTACAATTAGAACGTCTTAATTTAGACCAAATAGATTTATTCTTTGTACATTCTATCAAGGATTCCTATTATAATGAAATCAAAGAAGCTGGACTCTATGAATTTGTAGATAGAATCTTAAGTGATGGTCGTATAAAACATGTATGTTTTTCAACACATGGTTCATATGATCTTTTATGTCAAATACTAGATGATTATGATAAGTGGGAGTGTGCATTAACACAACTTAATTATCTAGATGATGATGAAAATCCAGGACTACGTGGTGTTAAGAAATTAGATAAACTTGGTCTTGGAACAATGATTATGGAACCTCTTCGTGGAGGAAAACTTGCAACTAATCAGCCCCCAACAGTTAAAAAAATATTTGATAAATCTGAAAAACAGTTGAAATCAATACAATGGGCTTTCAATTATCTTTGGGATAAAAAAGAAGTTGATTGCATACTAAGTGGAATGTCGACATTAGATCAGGTACAAGAAAATATAGCATTAGTAGATAATGCTGAAATTGGAATGTTATCAGATCAAGATCGAGAAATTCTTAAAGAGGTAAAAAGTGAATATGATCACTTAAATAGTATACCATGTACAGGATGTAATTATTGTATGCCATGTCCATCTGGTGTTAATATTCCTAAATGTATACGAGAATATAATATGGATAAGCTAGGTGATAGTTGTGTTGATTCAGTACAATATCGTTTCCATATGCATGAAGATAGACAAGCTCATAATTGCACAATGTGTGGTGAATGTTTAAGTGTTTGTCCACAAAATATCAATATTCCAGAAAAATTAAAGCTCATTAACAAACATTTTGGAGCTTAAATGATATTATGACGAGGGAAATAATGGTAGTTAATTTAATTCCTCGTGTTCTAACACTTGAAATAACCGTAGTGGAATTATTTAATGAAATAAATAAAACATTTGACAATGATATAATTGTTAATTTTGAAGGCATTGAATGTATGAATGTTAGTTTTGCACAAAAATATAATGTGTATAAACGTAAAAGTCCGAAGAATATTACGGAAATAAACTTACATGAATTTGCCCCATTAATGAGTGTATCAGCAAATTTATTTGAATATTAAAGTAAGATAAAAAAAAAGATATGATAAATTATTCTTACTTTAATTTTCATTTTTTAAAAAATATTAATATCAAAAGGATGTTCCCTTGAAAAAAAACTATAAAAAAAAATTAGTGAATAGAAAAAACATAAACTCCTTAAATGTGAAATAATAAAAAAAAACATGACCACCTATATTAAAATAAAAATTAACAACCCTAATTACTCTTTTTCATTATAAACTCTTTTAAATTTTGTATATAAAATTAAAATATTTTCTATTTTTATTTATTTTATAAAGTACCATATTAATTTAGAATTTTTATATGAAAAATATTAGAATTTCTATATTATTATATCCTTATTCATTTAATAGAAGTCTTAATTTATTAAGATGTATTTCTATTTTATATTCTATTTACTTATACTTAAATTATATTTTTAGGATTTTTCACTGTTTAATACTACTTTTTAGTATGTTAACATATATATGTGATTTTAAAATTTATCATAAATAAATAAGTAGATATAAATAATAATATTTTGTTACAATAAAAATTATAATTATTAAAACAAACATGAAAAATAAAAACTATACTTTTAAAAACATGAGATTATATATATAATATACATGTCTCAATTTAATTTACAATCAACATACAAACCTTTAGGAGATCAACCTAAAGCAATAAATTCAATTGTAAACAACTTCCAAAATGGAATAAAAGAACAAACACTAGAAGGAGTAACAGGATCAGGGAAAACCTTCACAATGGCAAATGTAATAGAACAACTAAACAAACCAACACTCGTCATGTCACACAACAAAACACTAGCAGCACAACTATATGAGGAATTTAAGGAATTCTTCCCAGATAATGCGGTTGAATACTTTGTAAGTTACTTTGACTACTACCAACCAGAAGCATACGTAGCACAAACAGACACATTTATAGACAAAGAATCCACAGTAAATGAAGAAATAGACAGACTAAGACACTCAACAACACAATCACTACTAACACGTGATGATGTAATTGTTGTATCAAGTGTATCATGTATCTATGGTATAGGATCACCAGAAGATTACCTAGAATTTACATTAACATTAGAAAAAGGTGAAATAACTACACGTGATGCAATACTAAAATCACTAGTAGATATGCAATATCAACGAAACAACACAGCACTTGAACGTGGAAACTTCAGAGTAAATGGAGATGTAATTGAAATCTTCCCAATAAATGCAAATTATGCAATAAGAATAGAATTATGGGGAGATGAAGTAGATGTAATATACAAAATAGACCCCCTTAAATCAAGCATAATTGAAGAAGTACAAAAAATCATAATATTTCCAGCAAAACACTTTGTAATATCACAACAAAAACAAGATGTAGCAATAAAAAACATACTCGAAGAACTAGATGATCGCTTAAACACACTAAAAGCTGCTGGAAAACTACTTGAAGCACAACGACTTGAACAAAGAACCAAATATGACATGGAAATGATAAAAGAAATAGGTTACTGTACAGGAATTGAAAACTATTCAATGCACATGAATGGACGTAAGTGGGGTGAAACACCATTTTCACTTCTTGGATACTTCCCAGAGGATTATCTTACAATAATTGATGAATCACATGCAACAATACCACAAATTAGGGGAATGTATGCAGGTGATAATGCACGTAAAACAAACCTGGTAGATTATGGCTTCAGATTACCAAGTGCTAAAGAACACAGACCTCTTAAATTTGATGAATTCATGCGACTTCAAAACCAAATACTATATGTATCAGCAACACCAGCAGCATTTGAATTAGGACGAAGCAAAAACAAGGTTGAACAAATCATCAGACCAACAGGACTAGTTGATCCAAAACCAATAATAAGACCAGTGAAAAACCAGGTAGATGACTTACTTGGTGAAATAAAAATAAGAGCCAATCGTGATGAACGAGTTCTTATAACATCACTTACCAAGAAAATGGCAGAAGATCTAACAGACTACTATATCAAAATGGGAATAAGAACACGCTACTTACATTCTGAAATTACAACACTTGAACGTACAGAAATTATAGATGAACTTAGACGTGGAGAATTTGATTGTCTAGTAGGAGTAAACCTGCTTCGTGAAGGACTTGACATACCTGAAGTATCTCTTGTTGGAATACTTGATGCTGATAAAGAAGGATTTCTAAGATCACAAACATCTCTAATTCAAACCATAGGACGAGCATCAAGAAATGTTAATGGAGAAGTAATACTATATGCTGATAATCTTACAGATTCCATAGTAAATGCTGTAAATATCACAAAAAGAAGACGAAAAATACAAATGAAATACAACAAAGACCATAATATTACACCAAAAAGTGTAGTACGAAAACTTAAAATAAAAGACAGAAAAGATCAAATAGTAGATGAAATTAAAGACTTCGATAATGTAACAACTGACGAAATAGAATTAATCATAAAAGACTTAGAAGACATGATGCAAAAAGCAGCAGCAGATCTAGACTTTGAAAAAGCTGCAAAATTACGAGATGAAATTAAAAAATTAAAAGAGGAATAAGCTTATGCAGACAGAAGAAAATATAAGAAAACAAGCTATAGCAGATCGTAAAATAATCATAAAAGGGGCACGAGAACACAACTTAAAAAATATAGATGTAACAATACCACGTGATGAATTCATAGTAATAACTGGACTAAGTGGATCTGGTAAATCATCACTAGCATTTGACACCATATACTCAGAAGGACAAAGAAGATATATGGAATCACTCACCTCCTATGCAAGACAATTTTTAGGACAAATGGAAAAACCAGAAGTAGACTACATAGAAGGACTATCTCCTGCTATATCAATTGACCAGAAAACAACAAGACTAAATCCCAGATCAACAGTAGGAACAATTACAGAAATATATGACTACCTAAGATTACTATATGCAAGAATAGGAATAGCACACTGTCATAACTGTGGTCAGGAAATATCACAACAAACACCAGGACAGATAGCTGAAACAATTATAGATGACTATAATGAAAAAAGAATCTATCTACTAGCACCAATTATTAAAGCAAAAAAAGGAATGCATAAAAAAGTATTTGAAGAATATAAGAAAAAAGGATTTGTACGAGTACGTGTAGATGGACAAATAAGATCTCTTGATGAGGAAATTGTACTTGAAAAAAATGTTAAACATACAATAGAACTTGTTGTTGATAGATTAAAAGTAATAAATAATGAAAACTTTAGAAAAAGACTAGTTGAATCAGTAGAAACAGGAGTAAAACTAACAGATGGACTAATTGCAGTAATAGATGCAGATGATCCTGATAATGAACATATC of the Methanosphaera cuniculi genome contains:
- a CDS encoding aldo/keto reductase yields the protein MKYRELGKTGIKASILGFGAMRLPLLDENPEHVDIKQTTQMLEYSIEHGINMFDTALVYHTTDRKKPGVSETILGDILSSGFSDKLHISTKMPSWEMKSWEYVDRTLDLQLERLNLDQIDLFFVHSIKDSYYNEIKEAGLYEFVDRILSDGRIKHVCFSTHGSYDLLCQILDDYDKWECALTQLNYLDDDENPGLRGVKKLDKLGLGTMIMEPLRGGKLATNQPPTVKKIFDKSEKQLKSIQWAFNYLWDKKEVDCILSGMSTLDQVQENIALVDNAEIGMLSDQDREILKEVKSEYDHLNSIPCTGCNYCMPCPSGVNIPKCIREYNMDKLGDSCVDSVQYRFHMHEDRQAHNCTMCGECLSVCPQNINIPEKLKLINKHFGA
- the uvrB gene encoding excinuclease ABC subunit UvrB, which codes for MSQFNLQSTYKPLGDQPKAINSIVNNFQNGIKEQTLEGVTGSGKTFTMANVIEQLNKPTLVMSHNKTLAAQLYEEFKEFFPDNAVEYFVSYFDYYQPEAYVAQTDTFIDKESTVNEEIDRLRHSTTQSLLTRDDVIVVSSVSCIYGIGSPEDYLEFTLTLEKGEITTRDAILKSLVDMQYQRNNTALERGNFRVNGDVIEIFPINANYAIRIELWGDEVDVIYKIDPLKSSIIEEVQKIIIFPAKHFVISQQKQDVAIKNILEELDDRLNTLKAAGKLLEAQRLEQRTKYDMEMIKEIGYCTGIENYSMHMNGRKWGETPFSLLGYFPEDYLTIIDESHATIPQIRGMYAGDNARKTNLVDYGFRLPSAKEHRPLKFDEFMRLQNQILYVSATPAAFELGRSKNKVEQIIRPTGLVDPKPIIRPVKNQVDDLLGEIKIRANRDERVLITSLTKKMAEDLTDYYIKMGIRTRYLHSEITTLERTEIIDELRRGEFDCLVGVNLLREGLDIPEVSLVGILDADKEGFLRSQTSLIQTIGRASRNVNGEVILYADNLTDSIVNAVNITKRRRKIQMKYNKDHNITPKSVVRKLKIKDRKDQIVDEIKDFDNVTTDEIELIIKDLEDMMQKAAADLDFEKAAKLRDEIKKLKEE